The following are encoded in a window of Allosphingosinicella indica genomic DNA:
- the xseA gene encoding exodeoxyribonuclease VII large subunit — protein sequence MNSFPPSDGGLLATETPGDNSPAQSVSELSQSLKRTVEDAFGHVRVRGEVSGFKRHSSGHCYFTLKDDRACIDGVIWKGQAAALRFRPEDGIEVIATGKLTTYPGRSKYQVVVDRLELAGQGALMALLDKRRRALAAEGLFDEDRKKRLPFLPRAIAVVTSPTGAVIRDILHRLADRCPSHVIVWPVPVQGEGAAPQVAAAIRGFDTLAAGGAVPRPDLLIVARGGGSIEDLWAFNEEEVVRAIADCAIPVISAVGHETDVTLADFVADIRAPTPTAAAEMAVPVRADLIANLRESGLRMERSVRRTTERGDERLEAVLRHYPTRESLLAPQRQKLDELGDRLPRALRGSLDRARAELGRAGGALRPGLLQSAWRRGRDRLEATWRLAQAVDPRRPLERGYALVESRDGHVLGSAAAAREAGRLRLAFADGRVDASVDGVEPPRRAAKSKPEGPQPRLL from the coding sequence ATGAACTCGTTTCCTCCATCTGACGGCGGGCTGTTAGCAACCGAGACGCCGGGGGACAATTCGCCCGCGCAAAGCGTGTCGGAGCTTTCGCAATCGCTGAAGCGGACGGTGGAGGACGCCTTCGGCCATGTCCGCGTGCGCGGCGAGGTCTCCGGCTTCAAGCGCCACAGCTCGGGCCATTGCTATTTTACCTTGAAGGACGATCGCGCCTGCATCGACGGCGTGATCTGGAAGGGGCAGGCGGCGGCGCTGCGCTTCCGGCCCGAGGACGGGATCGAGGTGATCGCGACCGGCAAGCTCACCACTTATCCGGGCCGGTCCAAATATCAGGTGGTGGTCGATCGGCTTGAGCTCGCCGGTCAGGGGGCGCTGATGGCGCTGCTCGACAAGCGCCGCCGCGCGCTCGCCGCCGAGGGCCTGTTCGACGAGGATCGGAAGAAGCGGCTGCCCTTCCTGCCGCGCGCCATCGCTGTCGTCACGTCTCCCACCGGCGCGGTAATCCGCGATATCCTCCACCGCCTCGCCGACCGCTGCCCCAGTCACGTCATCGTCTGGCCGGTGCCGGTCCAGGGCGAGGGCGCAGCACCGCAGGTGGCGGCGGCGATCCGGGGCTTCGATACGCTCGCGGCAGGCGGCGCCGTGCCCCGGCCCGATCTGCTGATCGTCGCGCGCGGCGGCGGCTCGATCGAGGATCTCTGGGCGTTCAACGAGGAAGAGGTCGTCCGCGCGATCGCCGACTGCGCCATCCCCGTCATTTCGGCGGTGGGGCACGAGACCGACGTGACGCTCGCCGATTTTGTCGCCGATATTCGCGCCCCGACGCCCACTGCCGCGGCGGAGATGGCGGTCCCGGTGCGCGCCGATCTCATCGCCAACCTCCGGGAATCGGGTCTGCGCATGGAACGCTCCGTCCGTCGCACCACCGAGCGCGGCGACGAGCGGCTGGAAGCGGTGCTCCGCCATTACCCGACCCGCGAATCGCTACTCGCGCCGCAGCGGCAGAAGCTCGATGAGCTTGGCGACCGGCTGCCGCGCGCCTTGCGCGGCTCGCTCGACCGGGCGCGCGCTGAACTCGGGCGCGCGGGCGGCGCGCTGCGGCCGGGGCTGCTGCAATCGGCCTGGCGGCGCGGGCGCGATCGGCTGGAGGCAACGTGGCGGCTGGCGCAGGCGGTGGATCCGCGCCGTCCGCTGGAGCGCGGCTATGCGCTGGTCGAATCGCGCGACGGCCATGTGCTCGGTTCCGCCGCGGCGGCGCGCGAGGCCGGGCGGCTGCGGCTCGCCTTCGCCGATGGCCGCGTCGATGCGAGCGTCGACGGGGTTGAGCCGCCGCGCCGGGCTGCTAAGTCCAAGCCGGAAGGGCCGCAGCCGCGGCTGTTATGA
- a CDS encoding DUF2093 domain-containing protein, translating to MLMSSKGRAARLHYMAGTFRMLSGGDHVVCAVTGDEIPLESLRYWSVARQEAYASAEAAAKAGRDL from the coding sequence ATGCTGATGTCCAGCAAGGGCCGCGCCGCGCGGCTCCATTATATGGCGGGCACGTTCCGCATGCTGAGCGGGGGCGATCATGTCGTCTGCGCGGTCACCGGCGACGAGATTCCGCTGGAATCGCTGCGCTACTGGAGCGTCGCGCGGCAGGAAGCCTATGCCTCCGCCGAGGCCGCCGCGAAGGCCGGGCGCGACCTTTGA
- a CDS encoding M23 family metallopeptidase: MRRRAVLALAGGCVAAAAFAQTGSDPFQLSGRAEQGGLLLGTAPEGTVRLTLDGKPVPLAPGGRFLIGFDRDQGTSTVLQAERASGAPLRQTIAVSPRSWRIENINVARTPGGVPSEAYRIHRAGELKRIEAARAVNSSSEGWRQRFVWPATGRISGLFGSQRVYRGEPAAYHSGVDVAPGSGAPVVAPADGVVVLAGPPAFSLEGNLVIIDHGMGLNSAFLHLATNTVREGQAVRQGQLIGTVGATGRATGPHLHWSMKWIDARLDPQALAGPMTPVR; encoded by the coding sequence TTGAGGCGGCGTGCCGTGCTGGCGCTGGCGGGCGGTTGCGTCGCCGCCGCAGCCTTTGCGCAGACCGGCAGCGATCCCTTCCAGCTGTCCGGGCGCGCGGAGCAGGGCGGGCTGCTGCTCGGCACCGCGCCTGAAGGCACCGTCCGCCTGACGCTCGACGGCAAGCCGGTGCCGCTGGCGCCGGGCGGACGCTTCCTGATCGGGTTCGACCGCGACCAGGGGACGTCGACGGTGCTACAGGCGGAGCGCGCATCCGGCGCCCCCTTGCGCCAGACCATCGCGGTGTCGCCGCGAAGCTGGCGGATCGAGAATATCAACGTCGCCCGCACGCCCGGCGGCGTCCCCAGCGAAGCCTATCGCATCCATCGCGCCGGCGAATTGAAGCGGATCGAGGCGGCGCGCGCGGTTAATTCGTCGAGCGAGGGCTGGCGGCAGCGCTTTGTCTGGCCGGCGACGGGGCGGATCAGCGGCCTGTTCGGATCGCAGCGCGTCTACCGCGGCGAGCCGGCGGCCTATCATTCCGGCGTGGACGTCGCGCCAGGTAGCGGCGCGCCGGTGGTGGCGCCGGCGGATGGCGTTGTCGTGCTCGCCGGGCCGCCCGCCTTCAGCCTCGAAGGCAATCTTGTCATCATCGATCACGGCATGGGGCTCAACAGCGCCTTCCTCCACCTCGCCACCAATACTGTGCGGGAGGGGCAGGCGGTGCGGCAGGGTCAGCTGATCGGCACCGTCGGCGCCACGGGCCGCGCGACCGGGCCGCACCTCCACTGGAGCATGAAGTGGATCGACGCGCGGCTGGATCCGCAGGCTCTTGCCGGGCCAATGACGCCTGTACGTTAA
- a CDS encoding TonB-dependent receptor domain-containing protein, producing the protein MNKTRLLNQLLATTVIGGAMGLAAPAFAQQEQADTTATGPVESLTPTDQATQSADQGGAIVVTGSRIPQPNLTAVSPVTVLGSQEVKLQGTTRTEDLVNTLPQAFASQGGNLANGATGTATVNLRGLGSARTLVLVNGRRLLPGDPTFPAPDINTIPTAVVERVDVLTGGASSVYGSDAVAGVVNFVMNTNFEGIRLDGQYSFYQHDNRNDGQVLAALNRRGFAYPRGSVTDGGGIDLNAVFGAGFDDGRGHVTAYAGYRKLDPVTQNRRDYSACALQARTPAQVTAEPNRLVDCGGSATSPEGTFLTNVGTFQTSPTGRAFVPGSTAYNFAPLNYYQRADERYTFGAFAEYEISPAVKPYLEIMFMDDRTVAQIAESGNFGNTTSVNCDNPLLSAQQLALVCQPANLVYPADDPATPEDESDAPPVDFIDTVNGGTYNRGVLYVLRRNKEGGPRQDDLQHTNFRTLVGVKGDISPAWSYDAYYLYGRVNFSQTYLNEFSVSRLNRALDVVTNPANGQPVCRSVLDGSDPNCVPYDVFARNSVNPAALSYLQTPGFSNAVVEQSVASASITGLLGEYGLQFPWANEGLGINVGLEYRKDAVDYRTDAGFQAGDLAGQGAPSLPVQGSFDVRELYAEARLPIVTDGFFHYLAVEGGYRYSKYEIGGGGSFSTDSYKIGLDFSPIRDIRLRASYNRAVRAPNIQELFAPVRVALTGNSDPCAGDFNDDTPQTAPTATAAQCALTGVTAAQYGNIAANPAGQYNGQIGGNAALSPEKSDTYSVGVVLQPRFLPGFAATVDYFNIKVANTISTIGYDTILQTCIDSADPDFCGRINRDARGSLWLTPNGFIQDLNTNIGSIKTSGIDVGLSYTTEIGDLGTLGFNFVGTWLDKITTDNGVSTPYDCTGYFGLQCGTPNPEWRHKARLTYTSPEGIGLSLQWRYFDSVDVDRLSPNPTLAATPTAAFNINGIKAQSYFDLTSTFRIGENYSFRLGVNNILDRSPPVIGSNGASGVINACPGVTCSGNTFPQVYDALGRYIFAGVTLDF; encoded by the coding sequence ATGAATAAGACTCGTCTTCTCAACCAGCTGCTGGCCACCACGGTCATCGGCGGCGCGATGGGCCTCGCGGCTCCCGCGTTCGCGCAGCAGGAGCAGGCCGACACGACCGCGACCGGTCCCGTCGAGAGCCTGACGCCGACCGATCAGGCGACCCAGTCGGCCGATCAGGGCGGCGCCATCGTCGTCACCGGTTCGCGCATTCCGCAGCCGAACCTGACCGCGGTTTCGCCGGTCACCGTTCTCGGCAGCCAGGAAGTGAAGCTTCAGGGCACGACCCGCACGGAAGATCTCGTCAACACGCTGCCGCAGGCCTTCGCCTCGCAGGGTGGTAACCTCGCCAACGGCGCGACCGGCACCGCCACCGTCAACCTGCGCGGCCTCGGTTCGGCCCGTACGCTGGTTCTCGTCAACGGCCGCCGTCTGCTCCCGGGCGATCCGACCTTCCCGGCTCCGGATATCAACACGATCCCGACTGCGGTCGTCGAGCGCGTCGACGTGCTCACCGGCGGCGCCTCGTCGGTTTACGGTTCGGACGCCGTCGCCGGCGTCGTGAACTTCGTGATGAACACGAACTTCGAGGGCATCCGCCTCGACGGTCAGTACAGCTTCTACCAGCACGACAACCGCAACGACGGCCAGGTGCTGGCGGCGCTCAATCGTCGCGGCTTCGCCTACCCGCGTGGTAGCGTCACTGATGGCGGCGGTATCGATCTCAACGCCGTGTTCGGCGCTGGCTTCGACGACGGCCGCGGCCACGTCACTGCCTATGCCGGCTATCGTAAGCTCGATCCGGTCACCCAGAACCGCCGTGACTATTCGGCTTGCGCCCTTCAGGCCCGCACGCCCGCTCAGGTCACTGCGGAACCGAACCGCCTCGTCGATTGCGGAGGCTCGGCCACCTCGCCGGAAGGCACGTTCCTCACCAACGTCGGCACGTTCCAGACCTCGCCGACCGGCCGTGCGTTCGTTCCGGGTTCGACTGCCTACAACTTCGCGCCGCTGAACTACTATCAGCGTGCCGACGAGCGTTACACGTTCGGCGCCTTCGCGGAATATGAGATCAGCCCGGCGGTGAAGCCGTACCTCGAGATCATGTTCATGGACGACCGCACGGTCGCCCAGATCGCGGAATCGGGCAACTTCGGTAACACCACCAGCGTCAACTGCGACAACCCGCTTCTGTCGGCGCAGCAGCTGGCGCTGGTCTGCCAGCCTGCCAACCTGGTCTATCCGGCCGACGATCCCGCGACGCCGGAAGACGAGTCGGACGCTCCGCCGGTCGACTTCATCGACACGGTCAACGGTGGCACCTACAACCGTGGCGTTCTGTACGTTCTGCGCCGCAACAAGGAAGGTGGTCCGCGTCAGGACGATCTGCAGCACACCAACTTCCGCACGCTCGTCGGTGTGAAGGGCGACATCAGCCCGGCTTGGTCGTATGACGCTTACTATCTCTATGGTCGCGTCAACTTCAGCCAGACCTACCTGAACGAGTTCTCGGTTTCGCGTTTGAACCGTGCTCTCGACGTCGTCACCAACCCGGCCAACGGTCAGCCGGTCTGTCGTTCGGTTCTCGACGGTTCCGACCCGAACTGCGTCCCCTACGATGTGTTCGCCCGCAACTCGGTCAATCCGGCAGCGCTTTCGTATCTGCAGACCCCGGGCTTCTCGAACGCGGTCGTCGAGCAGAGCGTTGCCTCGGCCTCGATCACCGGTCTGCTCGGCGAATATGGCCTGCAGTTCCCGTGGGCGAACGAAGGTCTCGGCATCAACGTCGGCCTCGAATATCGCAAGGACGCGGTCGATTATCGCACCGATGCGGGCTTCCAGGCGGGCGATCTTGCCGGCCAGGGCGCGCCGTCGCTCCCGGTCCAGGGTTCGTTCGACGTTCGCGAGCTCTACGCCGAGGCGCGTCTGCCGATCGTGACGGACGGCTTCTTCCACTATCTCGCGGTCGAGGGCGGCTACCGCTACTCGAAGTACGAGATCGGTGGCGGCGGCAGCTTCTCGACCGACTCGTACAAGATCGGCCTCGACTTCTCGCCGATCCGGGACATCCGCCTGCGCGCTTCGTACAACCGTGCGGTCCGTGCGCCGAACATCCAGGAGCTCTTCGCTCCGGTGCGCGTCGCTCTGACGGGTAACTCCGATCCGTGTGCGGGTGACTTCAACGACGATACGCCGCAGACCGCTCCGACCGCGACGGCCGCGCAGTGCGCCCTCACCGGCGTCACGGCTGCCCAGTACGGCAACATCGCCGCCAACCCGGCGGGTCAGTACAACGGCCAGATCGGTGGTAACGCTGCTCTGTCGCCGGAGAAGTCGGACACCTACTCGGTCGGTGTCGTCCTCCAGCCGCGCTTCCTTCCGGGCTTCGCGGCGACGGTCGATTACTTCAACATCAAGGTGGCTAACACCATCTCGACGATCGGGTACGACACGATCCTGCAGACCTGCATCGACTCCGCTGATCCCGACTTCTGCGGCCGGATCAACCGCGATGCGCGTGGTTCGCTGTGGCTGACGCCGAACGGCTTCATCCAGGATCTGAACACCAATATCGGTAGCATCAAGACCTCCGGTATCGACGTTGGCCTGTCCTACACCACCGAGATCGGTGATCTGGGCACCCTTGGCTTCAACTTCGTCGGCACCTGGCTGGACAAGATCACCACCGACAACGGCGTTTCGACCCCGTATGACTGCACCGGTTACTTCGGTCTCCAGTGCGGCACGCCGAACCCCGAATGGCGGCACAAGGCGCGCCTGACCTACACCTCGCCTGAAGGTATTGGTCTGTCGCTCCAGTGGCGCTACTTCGACTCGGTCGACGTGGATCGTCTGAGCCCGAACCCGACGCTGGCGGCGACGCCGACGGCCGCGTTCAACATCAACGGCATCAAGGCTCAGAGCTACTTCGATCTGACCTCGACCTTCCGTATCGGCGAGAACTATTCGTTCCGCCTCGGTGTGAACAACATCCTCGACCGCTCGCCGCCGGTGATCGGTTCGAACGGTGCCTCGGGCGTCATCAACGCCTGCCCGGGCGTCACCTGCTCGGGTAACACCTTCCCGCAGGTCTATGACGCGCTGGGTCGGTACATCTTCGCCGGCGTCACCCTCGACTTCTAA
- a CDS encoding aspartyl/asparaginyl beta-hydroxylase domain-containing protein, which produces MATTAQPPPSPAELQADQAAARGDAATARRLLEDASRTAPDRAETWLKLSAMCRASGDVPAALDAIGGALRIDPLAFVPLLMKANLLDAAGRRAEAGEAYGNALAQRPSPAPGHLSNAIAQAEARHAEHLEAAAVRLAKAGAATEAALSGSEARRAARFRSNILRTTRVFHSEPTHFHYPGLAEREFHDREDFPWLETLEVATDTIAADFERVMAAERAELVPYIQYPEDVPLRQWTALNQSKAWTAIHLLQNGERVEANARHCEATMAVLARLDQPDIARRSPNAMFSLLAPGTHIPPHVGVSNARLVCHLPLIVPDGCWFRAGAERRAWKRGEAFVFDDTIEHEAMNPSQALRVVFIIDTWHPGLSKGERAAVRAIMEASDGGEGEGI; this is translated from the coding sequence ATGGCCACGACCGCGCAGCCGCCCCCCTCTCCCGCCGAGTTGCAAGCCGATCAGGCCGCGGCGCGGGGTGATGCCGCGACTGCGCGGCGCCTGCTGGAAGATGCCAGCAGGACGGCCCCCGACCGCGCCGAAACCTGGCTCAAGCTCTCCGCGATGTGCCGCGCTTCGGGCGACGTGCCTGCCGCGCTGGACGCGATCGGCGGCGCGCTGCGGATCGATCCGCTCGCCTTCGTGCCGCTGCTGATGAAGGCCAACCTCCTGGACGCGGCGGGCCGCAGGGCGGAAGCGGGCGAGGCTTATGGCAATGCGCTCGCGCAACGCCCCTCACCGGCACCGGGCCACCTGAGCAACGCGATCGCCCAGGCCGAGGCGCGTCATGCTGAGCATCTCGAAGCCGCCGCCGTGCGGCTTGCGAAGGCGGGCGCCGCGACAGAAGCAGCTCTCTCCGGATCGGAGGCTCGCCGGGCGGCGCGGTTCCGCAGCAACATCCTGCGCACGACCCGCGTGTTCCACTCCGAACCGACGCACTTCCATTACCCCGGCCTCGCCGAGCGGGAGTTTCACGATCGCGAGGATTTCCCGTGGCTCGAAACGCTGGAGGTCGCGACCGATACGATCGCCGCCGATTTCGAACGCGTCATGGCAGCCGAGCGCGCCGAGCTGGTGCCCTACATCCAGTATCCCGAGGATGTGCCGCTCCGCCAATGGACGGCGCTCAACCAATCTAAGGCGTGGACCGCGATCCATCTGCTCCAGAATGGCGAGCGGGTCGAGGCGAACGCGCGGCATTGCGAAGCGACGATGGCGGTGCTCGCCAGGCTCGATCAGCCCGATATCGCGCGGCGCTCGCCCAATGCGATGTTCTCGCTGCTCGCGCCTGGTACGCACATCCCGCCGCATGTCGGAGTCTCCAACGCGCGGCTCGTCTGCCACCTGCCGCTGATCGTGCCCGATGGCTGCTGGTTCCGCGCTGGGGCGGAACGGCGTGCGTGGAAGCGTGGCGAGGCTTTCGTGTTCGACGACACGATCGAGCATGAGGCGATGAACCCAAGCCAGGCGCTGCGTGTCGTCTTCATCATCGACACCTGGCACCCCGGTCTGTCAAAGGGCGAACGCGCCGCGGTGCGCGCGATCATGGAAGCGAGCGACGGCGGCGAAGGCGAAGGCATCTGA
- a CDS encoding putative 2OG-Fe(II) oxygenase, producing the protein MNSTIQFRPAGAATADSPDAAADAGLDALREGREAEVLPRLDRAAAAHPGHARLHQVIGLLRRELDQLKPALAAFERAAARAPADPRIAHGHARAALEAGLPSKPLFDHAASLAPRDGDVLLGRSAAQFADGGPEAALPDLEIILGANPGWLPGHALMARLRWLIGDREHFADSYKRALGTAPGDINLWRDLITTLTHADQFESALAAIAQGRISAGQHIVFDVNEAVCVAEMGDIATADRLFAKLGTIDDVTVAVRHIRHLLRAGRPDEAIALALPWTGRPEAAMVWPYLSIAWRLTDDPRWQWLEGDERLVRHFDLDELAPGLDALAERLRVLHNTSHQPLEQSVRGGTQTDGPLFRRIEPEIQALRAAIVRAVETYVDGLPPVDATHPFLGVPRDGPVRFAGSWSVRLQQQGHHSNHIHPQGWISSAFYVALPDAAERGADPAGWLQLGVPQTELGVDLPPTRVIEPKPGRLALFPSTMWHGTVPFDAGERLTVAFDVARGR; encoded by the coding sequence ATGAACAGCACGATTCAATTCCGGCCCGCGGGCGCCGCCACGGCGGACAGTCCCGATGCCGCCGCCGACGCGGGGCTCGATGCGCTGCGCGAGGGCCGCGAGGCGGAGGTCCTGCCGCGGCTCGATCGCGCCGCCGCGGCGCATCCGGGTCATGCCCGGCTCCATCAGGTGATCGGGCTGCTCCGCCGCGAGTTGGATCAGCTCAAGCCCGCGCTTGCCGCGTTCGAGCGTGCCGCCGCGCGCGCACCCGCCGATCCGCGCATCGCCCACGGCCATGCCCGCGCGGCGCTGGAGGCGGGGCTCCCCTCGAAGCCGCTGTTCGATCATGCCGCCAGCCTTGCTCCACGCGATGGCGACGTGCTGCTCGGCCGCAGCGCCGCGCAATTCGCCGACGGCGGGCCAGAGGCCGCGCTGCCCGATCTTGAAATCATCCTCGGCGCCAATCCCGGTTGGCTCCCCGGCCATGCGCTGATGGCGCGGCTGCGCTGGCTGATCGGTGATCGCGAGCATTTCGCCGACAGCTACAAGCGCGCTCTCGGCACCGCACCCGGCGACATCAACCTGTGGCGCGATCTCATCACGACGCTGACCCATGCCGACCAGTTCGAATCCGCGCTCGCCGCGATCGCACAAGGGCGCATCTCTGCCGGCCAGCATATCGTGTTCGACGTCAACGAGGCGGTGTGCGTTGCCGAGATGGGCGACATCGCGACGGCGGACCGGCTGTTCGCCAAGCTCGGTACCATCGACGACGTCACCGTCGCCGTCCGCCACATCCGCCATCTGCTCCGCGCGGGCCGTCCCGACGAGGCAATCGCGCTGGCGCTGCCGTGGACCGGCCGTCCCGAAGCGGCGATGGTATGGCCCTATCTGTCGATTGCCTGGCGGCTGACCGATGATCCGCGCTGGCAATGGCTGGAGGGCGACGAACGCCTCGTCCGCCATTTCGATCTCGACGAGCTTGCGCCCGGCCTCGACGCGCTCGCCGAGCGGTTGCGCGTGCTGCACAACACCAGCCATCAGCCGCTGGAGCAATCGGTGCGCGGCGGGACGCAGACCGACGGCCCGCTGTTCCGCCGCATCGAGCCGGAGATTCAGGCGCTCCGAGCCGCGATCGTTCGCGCGGTCGAGACCTATGTCGACGGGCTGCCGCCTGTCGATGCGACCCATCCCTTCCTGGGGGTGCCCCGCGACGGACCAGTGCGCTTCGCCGGATCCTGGTCGGTGCGGCTCCAGCAACAGGGGCATCATTCGAACCACATCCACCCGCAAGGCTGGATCAGCTCGGCCTTCTACGTGGCGCTGCCCGATGCGGCGGAGCGCGGGGCCGATCCGGCGGGCTGGCTCCAGCTCGGCGTGCCGCAGACCGAGCTTGGCGTCGATCTGCCGCCGACGCGAGTGATCGAGCCCAAGCCGGGCCGGCTCGCACTCTTCCCCTCGACGATGTGGCACGGGACGGTGCCATTCGACGCCGGCGAGCGGCTTACCGTCGCGTTCGACGTCGCGCGCGGACGCTGA